A genomic segment from Ruegeria sp. TM1040 encodes:
- the mrdA gene encoding penicillin-binding protein 2: MKRNQKDQDHSHRKLARRTLLLGGLQLGFTGALAMRMRFLQVDQADQFRLLAEENRINIRLLAPSRGEIYDRNGNIIAQNSPSYRIVLVPEDAGDVEEVIANLNRLLPLDEEDLERARNEMRRSRPFLPITLADQISWDDISKVAVNAPALPGITPEVGLSRVYPQGPDFAHVVGYVGPVSDYDLSKMEDPDPVLLTPRFQFGKVGFESKQEDSLRGKAGIKRVEVNAAGRVMRELDRREGEPGADMQLTLDADLQSYVQARLGSESAAAVIMDVENGDLRAICSSPSFDPNLFVRGISVADYRALTEDPYRPLANKTVQGTYPPGSTFKMVTALAGLEAGVITPAETTWCPGHLEVSGRRFHCWKRAGHGHVNLLDSLKSSCDVYYYDLAIKVGMDRISEMANRLGLGVRHDLPMSAVAAGLAPNREWKSRTYGQDWLVGDTVNASIGQGYMLASPMQLAVMTARIASGREISPRLVKSINGIEQPSGLGEPLGLNQNHLNHVRKSMYAVSNDRRGTGYRSRIIAEDMRMAGKSGTSQVRNITAAERASGVIRNQDLPWERRDHALYVCYAPYDNPKYAVSVVVEHGGGGSTAAAPIARDVLLQALYGGTPPLEAYPRGDRSKIQAQQERLQREMHQREESGGSDRA; the protein is encoded by the coding sequence GCTCGGATTCACCGGGGCGCTGGCCATGCGCATGCGGTTTTTGCAGGTGGATCAGGCCGACCAGTTCCGCCTGCTTGCCGAAGAGAATCGCATCAACATTCGCCTGCTCGCGCCCAGCCGAGGCGAGATCTATGATCGCAACGGCAATATCATCGCTCAGAACTCGCCCTCCTACCGGATCGTTCTGGTGCCTGAGGACGCCGGCGATGTGGAAGAGGTGATCGCCAATCTCAACCGGCTGCTGCCCCTCGACGAAGAGGATCTGGAGCGCGCTCGCAACGAGATGCGCCGCTCGCGTCCTTTCCTGCCCATTACTTTGGCAGATCAGATCTCTTGGGATGATATTTCCAAGGTCGCGGTGAATGCCCCGGCCCTGCCCGGCATCACACCCGAGGTCGGCCTCTCCCGCGTTTATCCACAAGGCCCTGATTTTGCACATGTTGTGGGCTATGTCGGGCCGGTTTCGGACTATGATCTTTCCAAAATGGAAGACCCGGATCCCGTGCTGCTCACGCCGCGTTTCCAGTTTGGCAAAGTCGGATTTGAGTCCAAGCAAGAGGACTCGTTGCGTGGCAAAGCCGGGATCAAGCGGGTCGAAGTCAACGCCGCAGGCCGGGTGATGCGAGAGCTTGACCGGCGAGAAGGTGAGCCGGGCGCGGATATGCAGCTGACGCTGGATGCAGATCTGCAAAGCTATGTGCAGGCGCGCCTTGGCTCCGAGAGCGCTGCGGCAGTCATTATGGATGTGGAGAACGGCGATCTCAGGGCGATCTGCTCAAGCCCGAGTTTTGATCCCAACCTTTTTGTGCGCGGGATTTCGGTCGCGGATTATCGCGCGCTCACCGAAGACCCTTACCGCCCGCTGGCCAATAAAACCGTGCAAGGCACCTACCCGCCCGGCTCCACCTTCAAGATGGTCACTGCCCTTGCAGGACTCGAGGCGGGAGTCATCACACCGGCCGAGACCACGTGGTGCCCCGGTCACCTCGAGGTTTCGGGGCGGCGGTTCCACTGTTGGAAACGCGCCGGGCATGGCCATGTGAACCTCTTGGATTCACTCAAGAGCTCCTGTGACGTCTATTATTACGATCTCGCAATCAAAGTGGGCATGGATCGCATTTCCGAGATGGCCAACAGGCTTGGGCTTGGTGTACGCCACGATCTGCCGATGTCTGCCGTTGCGGCGGGTCTTGCCCCCAACCGGGAATGGAAATCACGCACCTACGGTCAGGACTGGCTCGTAGGGGACACGGTGAACGCATCGATTGGACAAGGCTATATGCTTGCCTCCCCCATGCAGCTTGCGGTGATGACCGCCCGGATTGCATCGGGGCGCGAGATCTCGCCCCGATTGGTGAAATCCATCAATGGGATCGAACAGCCCTCCGGCCTGGGGGAGCCACTCGGGCTCAACCAGAACCACCTGAACCATGTCCGCAAATCCATGTACGCCGTGAGCAATGACCGTCGCGGTACCGGCTACCGCTCGCGGATCATTGCAGAGGACATGCGCATGGCCGGAAAATCCGGCACCAGCCAGGTGCGCAATATCACCGCCGCCGAACGCGCGTCGGGCGTGATCCGCAACCAGGATCTGCCGTGGGAGCGGCGCGATCATGCGCTCTATGTCTGCTATGCGCCCTATGACAATCCCAAATACGCTGTCTCGGTCGTGGTGGAACACGGCGGGGGCGGCTCCACCGCAGCCGCGCCTATTGCACGGGATGTGCTGCTGCAGGCCCTCTATGGCGGCACGCCCCCGCTCGAGGCCTACCCGAGAGGCGATCGCAGCAAGATCCAAGCGCAACAGGAACGTCTCCAGCGCGAAATGCATCAGCGTGAGGAAAGCGGCGGGAGCGACCGGGCATGA